The Pseudofrankia inefficax genome window below encodes:
- a CDS encoding Ppx/GppA phosphatase family protein has protein sequence MRLRFSPTARAEKDGPEPVADAGGGRVLPGVVVPRRSAVASTTLVPAGAAASPGASATAGAASPGAAGPLAGPDGTAASAVVSQPRATAVALPAPPAQPMRLGVIDIGSNTVHLLVVDAHHGAAPRPAASVRVPLRLVELLDDSGALSVSGEHALVDCILDLRRQADELAVFDLVAFATSALRDATNSDDVLARLRSVTGVGVEVLPGDDEARLTFLAVRRWLGWSAGRLLALDIGGGSLEIGAGLDEEPDVVASLPLGASRLTRDWLTTDPPSQRELSALRRYVRAQVAPVVGNLYHVGEPTRAVATSKTFRSLARIAGAEPYSRGPYVRRVLRRTDLEAAAKVVCRMSSTERTSLPGVSASRAAQLAAGAVVAVETMDLLSVDEVEICPWALREGIILRRLDTLKLG, from the coding sequence ATGCGGCTGAGGTTCTCACCGACGGCGCGGGCGGAGAAGGACGGGCCCGAACCGGTCGCGGACGCCGGTGGTGGCCGGGTGCTGCCCGGTGTGGTGGTGCCACGGCGCTCCGCGGTCGCGTCGACGACGCTCGTTCCCGCGGGGGCGGCTGCCTCGCCAGGGGCATCCGCGACCGCTGGGGCAGCCAGCCCGGGGGCCGCCGGCCCGCTCGCAGGCCCCGACGGCACCGCGGCCTCGGCGGTGGTGAGCCAGCCGCGGGCGACGGCCGTCGCCCTGCCAGCGCCGCCCGCCCAGCCGATGCGGCTCGGCGTCATCGACATCGGCTCGAACACCGTGCATCTGCTGGTCGTCGACGCCCACCACGGCGCGGCGCCGAGGCCGGCCGCGAGCGTGCGGGTGCCACTGCGGCTGGTGGAGCTGCTGGACGACTCGGGCGCGCTGTCGGTCAGCGGCGAGCACGCCCTGGTCGACTGCATCCTCGACCTGCGCCGGCAGGCCGACGAGCTGGCCGTCTTCGACCTCGTGGCGTTCGCCACATCCGCGTTGCGGGACGCCACCAACAGTGACGACGTCCTCGCCCGGCTGCGGTCGGTGACGGGCGTCGGCGTCGAGGTGCTGCCGGGTGACGACGAGGCCCGGCTGACGTTCCTCGCGGTGCGCCGCTGGCTCGGCTGGAGCGCCGGCCGGCTGCTCGCGCTGGACATCGGCGGCGGCTCGCTGGAGATCGGCGCCGGCCTGGACGAGGAGCCCGACGTCGTCGCCTCGCTGCCGCTGGGCGCGAGCCGCCTCACCCGGGACTGGCTGACGACGGACCCGCCGAGCCAGCGTGAGCTGTCCGCGCTGCGCCGCTACGTCCGGGCGCAGGTCGCGCCGGTGGTCGGCAACCTCTACCACGTCGGCGAGCCCACCCGGGCGGTCGCGACGTCGAAGACCTTCCGCTCGCTGGCCCGGATCGCGGGCGCCGAGCCGTACAGCCGAGGCCCCTACGTCCGGCGGGTGCTGCGCAGGACCGACCTGGAGGCGGCGGCGAAGGTGGTCTGCCGGATGTCCTCCACCGAACGGACCTCGCTGCCCGGGGTGTCCGCGTCCCGGGCCGCGCAGCTCGCCGCGGGGGCGGTGGTCGCCGTCGAGACGATGGACCTGCTGTCCGTCGACGAGGTCGAGATCTGCCCGTGGGCGCTGCGTGAGGGCATCATCCTGCGCCGGCTGGACACCCTGAAGCTTGGCTGA
- a CDS encoding response regulator transcription factor, translating to MTRLLVVEDEESFSEALSFMLEREGFDVAVAADGHAALSDFERHGADLVLLDVMLPGLSGTEVCRALRQKSSVPVIMLTARDSEIDKVLGLELGADDYVTKPFSARELVARIRAVLRRRGSEPDEAAPVTLEAGGVRMDVERHVVTVHGAAVALPLKEFELLEMFLRNTGRVLTRGQLIDRVWGSDYVGDTKTLDVHVKRLRAKIESEPGNPRHLVTVRGLGYKFEP from the coding sequence GTGACCCGCCTGCTCGTGGTGGAGGACGAGGAGTCGTTCTCGGAGGCGCTGTCCTTCATGTTGGAGCGCGAGGGATTCGACGTCGCGGTGGCCGCTGACGGGCACGCCGCGCTGTCGGATTTCGAACGGCACGGGGCGGATCTGGTGCTGCTCGACGTCATGCTGCCCGGCCTGTCTGGCACCGAGGTGTGCCGGGCCCTGCGGCAGAAGTCGTCCGTGCCGGTGATCATGCTCACCGCTCGGGACAGCGAGATCGACAAGGTGCTGGGCCTGGAGCTCGGCGCCGACGACTACGTCACCAAGCCGTTCTCGGCGCGTGAGCTCGTCGCCCGGATCCGGGCCGTGCTGCGCCGCCGGGGCAGCGAGCCGGACGAGGCCGCGCCGGTGACGCTGGAGGCCGGCGGCGTCCGGATGGACGTCGAGCGCCACGTCGTGACCGTGCACGGCGCCGCGGTCGCGCTGCCGCTCAAGGAGTTCGAGCTGCTGGAGATGTTCCTGCGCAATACCGGCCGGGTACTGACCCGAGGGCAGCTGATCGACCGGGTCTGGGGGTCGGACTACGTGGGCGACACGAAGACGCTCGACGTCCACGTCAAGCGGCTCCGGGCAAAGATCGAGTCCGAACCGGGCAACCCGCGGCACCTCGTAACCGTCCGAGGTCTTGGCTACAAGTTCGAGCCGTAG
- a CDS encoding sensor histidine kinase: MSTPSPAPSGSLRENDRPGPPAVAGDESADSLPADQLRRLVSALPSGVVVLTTHDEVVMANPAARAMGVVIDNRIGVPSVADIVRRTRRAGAGLDGQLDLPPVPPPPLTRPRPDQEPLAVRVRTRPLGGVGHIAVILDDVTESRRVDAVRRDFVANISHELKTPVGALHVLAEAVYAASDDPVAVRRFADRMTHESARLARLVQEIIHLSRLQGADPLPELRPVAVDNVTAEAVDRNRLAAQTRGISVAVIGQTDAGVLGDEAQLVTAVANLLENAVNYSPRGTRVGLGVRSAGDMVEISVADEGIGIAEKDLERVFERFYRADPARSRETGGTGLGLAIVKHIVTNHGGTVGVWSSEGAGSTFTLRLPSYHDDLADGDDAPETAPQLIIPVTADGAAEAPESGSTARKGGEVGERADGGPAGADDRDDDLDAPHEAGVPDERGLPDGAEAPDTTSARTQQPGPKTRTTRSSKGRTAGNRTAGT; this comes from the coding sequence ATGAGCACGCCGAGCCCCGCGCCCTCCGGATCCCTGCGTGAGAACGACCGGCCGGGCCCGCCGGCGGTCGCCGGCGACGAGTCCGCCGACTCCCTGCCCGCCGACCAGCTGCGCCGGCTGGTCTCGGCGTTGCCGTCCGGGGTGGTCGTGCTGACCACCCATGACGAGGTGGTGATGGCGAACCCGGCCGCCCGCGCGATGGGTGTGGTGATCGACAACCGGATCGGCGTCCCGTCCGTCGCTGACATCGTCCGGCGCACCCGCCGGGCCGGCGCCGGCCTGGACGGCCAGCTGGACCTGCCGCCGGTGCCGCCACCGCCGCTCACCCGGCCGCGCCCGGACCAGGAGCCGCTCGCCGTCCGGGTCCGGACCAGGCCGCTCGGCGGCGTCGGCCACATCGCGGTGATCCTCGACGACGTCACCGAGTCCCGCCGGGTGGACGCCGTCCGGCGTGACTTCGTCGCGAACATCAGCCATGAGCTCAAGACCCCGGTCGGCGCGCTGCACGTGCTCGCCGAGGCGGTGTACGCCGCGAGCGACGACCCGGTCGCGGTCCGCCGGTTCGCCGACCGGATGACGCACGAGTCCGCCCGGCTCGCCCGGCTCGTCCAGGAGATCATCCACCTGTCCCGGCTGCAGGGCGCGGACCCACTGCCGGAGCTGCGGCCGGTCGCGGTCGACAACGTCACCGCCGAGGCGGTGGACCGCAACCGGCTGGCCGCGCAGACCCGCGGCATCTCGGTGGCTGTGATCGGACAGACCGATGCCGGCGTGCTCGGCGACGAGGCGCAGTTGGTGACAGCGGTGGCGAACCTGCTGGAGAACGCGGTGAACTACTCGCCGCGTGGCACGCGGGTGGGCCTCGGGGTGCGCTCGGCCGGCGACATGGTGGAGATCTCGGTCGCGGACGAGGGCATAGGGATTGCCGAGAAGGACCTGGAACGCGTCTTCGAGCGCTTCTACCGGGCGGATCCGGCCCGGTCCCGGGAGACCGGCGGCACCGGGCTGGGCCTGGCGATCGTCAAGCACATCGTGACCAACCACGGCGGCACGGTCGGCGTCTGGAGCTCCGAGGGCGCGGGGTCCACGTTCACGCTGCGGCTGCCGTCGTACCACGACGACCTCGCGGACGGCGACGACGCGCCGGAGACCGCGCCGCAGCTGATCATTCCGGTGACCGCCGACGGCGCCGCCGAGGCACCGGAGAGCGGATCAACGGCCCGGAAGGGCGGCGAGGTCGGCGAACGGGCTGACGGCGGTCCCGCGGGCGCGGACGATCGAGACGACGACCTGGACGCCCCTCACGAGGCGGGCGTCCCGGACGAGCGGGGCCTCCCTGACGGGGCGGAGGCGCCGGACACTACGTCGGCCCGGACACAGCAGCCGGGACCGAAGACCAGGACCACCAGGTCGAGCAAGGGACGGACGGCCGGGAACAGGACCGCCGGCACCTGA
- the phoU gene encoding phosphate signaling complex protein PhoU, producing the protein MRDVFHEELEGITVSLVEMSSMVASAMARATTALLDADLQLAEQVITADETVDLLRNEIEERAFDILARQAPVATDARVIVTTLRIVADLERMGDLALHVAKVARRRYPGKAVPPELTGTITEMGQVAQRIVAKAGSVIASRDTELAAELEADDDAMDHLHRQLFHILLEREWTHGMEAAIDITLCGRFYERYADHAVSVARRVVYLVTGEKSA; encoded by the coding sequence GTGCGGGACGTCTTCCACGAGGAGCTCGAGGGCATCACGGTGTCCCTCGTCGAGATGAGCAGCATGGTCGCCTCGGCCATGGCCCGCGCGACCACCGCGCTGCTGGACGCCGATCTGCAGCTCGCCGAGCAGGTCATCACGGCCGACGAGACCGTCGACCTGCTCCGCAACGAGATCGAGGAGCGCGCGTTCGACATCCTCGCTCGCCAGGCGCCGGTCGCGACCGACGCCCGGGTGATCGTCACCACCCTGCGCATCGTCGCCGACCTGGAGCGCATGGGCGACCTGGCGCTGCACGTCGCCAAGGTCGCACGCCGCCGTTACCCAGGCAAGGCCGTGCCGCCGGAGCTGACCGGCACCATCACCGAGATGGGCCAGGTCGCGCAGCGGATCGTCGCCAAGGCCGGCTCGGTCATCGCCAGCCGGGACACCGAGCTGGCCGCCGAGCTCGAGGCCGACGACGACGCGATGGACCACCTGCACCGGCAGCTGTTCCACATCCTGCTGGAGCGGGAGTGGACGCACGGCATGGAGGCGGCGATCGACATCACGCTGTGCGGCCGCTTCTACGAGCGTTACGCCGACCACGCGGTCTCCGTCGCCCGCCGCGTCGTCTACCTCGTCACCGGCGAGAAGTCCGCCTGA
- a CDS encoding phosphoglyceromutase, whose amino-acid sequence MPTLVLLRHGESTWNQKNLFTGWVDVDLSEKGVKEATRGGELLREAGVLPDVVHTSVLTRAMRTAWLALDAAGRLWIPVRRSWRLNERHYGDLQGRDKAETLEKFGEEQFMLWRRSYDTPPPDITPGQESGVDDRYAELAPDLIPATECLKDVVVRMLPYWYDAIVPDLRAGSTVLVTAHGNSLRALVKHLDSIGDADIAALNIPTGIPLRYELDDDLKVISSAYLDPDAAELAAAAVAAQGKSRSKAR is encoded by the coding sequence ATGCCGACCCTCGTCCTGCTCCGCCATGGCGAAAGCACCTGGAACCAGAAGAATCTGTTCACCGGCTGGGTGGACGTCGACCTGTCCGAGAAGGGCGTCAAGGAGGCCACCCGCGGCGGTGAGCTGCTGCGCGAGGCCGGCGTGCTGCCTGACGTCGTGCACACGTCCGTGCTGACCCGCGCGATGCGCACGGCCTGGCTGGCCCTCGACGCCGCCGGCCGGCTGTGGATCCCGGTGCGGCGCAGCTGGCGGCTCAACGAACGCCACTACGGTGACCTGCAGGGCCGGGACAAGGCCGAGACGCTGGAGAAGTTCGGCGAGGAGCAGTTCATGCTCTGGCGCCGCTCGTACGACACCCCGCCGCCGGACATCACACCGGGCCAGGAAAGTGGCGTCGACGACCGGTACGCCGAGCTCGCGCCCGATCTCATCCCGGCGACCGAGTGCCTCAAGGACGTCGTCGTCCGGATGCTTCCGTACTGGTACGACGCGATCGTGCCTGACCTGCGGGCCGGGAGCACGGTGCTCGTCACGGCCCACGGCAACTCGCTACGCGCGCTGGTCAAGCACCTGGACAGCATCGGTGACGCCGACATCGCCGCGCTGAACATCCCCACCGGGATCCCGCTGCGCTACGAGCTGGACGACGACCTGAAGGTCATCTCGTCCGCCTACCTCGACCCGGACGCCGCCGAGCTGGCCGCCGCCGCCGTAGCCGCCCAAGGGAAGAGCCGCTCGAAGGCGCGCTGA
- a CDS encoding aminotransferase class IV has translation MADSVAVVWDGERAVPHDLATPLLRADDGAVLRGDGLFETLRTHDGRIFLLDEHLTRLASSAASLRLAVPPAAAWRTLALAATELFHAGGGPGDPGATALAGNAGQDGRLRLAATRGPAGGAPVVYALLEPVPPAVAAARVTGVDAVTLSLGVTATGRRDTPWLLPGAKHLSYAVPMAAQRFAEAAGATEAVWVSVDGEVLEGTTSSVIAVVGGRAYTPPPAELGLLAGTTVAAVARLAERAGLTGGVTERRLALDELRAAEEAMLVSSIRGVAPLVRLDGRPVGTGAVGPVGVTLRDALELAVRRGALD, from the coding sequence GTGGCGGACTCGGTGGCGGTCGTCTGGGATGGCGAGCGGGCGGTACCGCATGACCTGGCGACCCCGTTGCTGCGGGCCGACGACGGCGCGGTGCTGCGCGGCGACGGGCTGTTCGAGACCCTGCGGACCCACGACGGGCGGATCTTCCTTCTCGACGAGCATCTGACCCGGCTGGCGTCCTCGGCCGCCTCGCTCCGGCTCGCCGTCCCGCCGGCCGCCGCGTGGCGCACGCTGGCGCTGGCGGCGACGGAGCTCTTCCACGCGGGCGGCGGGCCGGGTGATCCAGGCGCGACCGCCCTGGCGGGGAACGCCGGCCAGGACGGACGGCTGCGGCTGGCGGCGACCCGTGGGCCGGCCGGTGGCGCCCCGGTCGTCTACGCGCTGCTTGAGCCCGTCCCGCCCGCGGTCGCGGCGGCCAGGGTGACCGGTGTCGACGCGGTGACGCTCTCGCTCGGCGTCACGGCGACCGGCCGGCGGGACACGCCCTGGCTGCTGCCCGGCGCCAAGCACCTGTCCTACGCGGTCCCGATGGCCGCGCAGCGGTTCGCCGAGGCCGCCGGCGCCACCGAGGCGGTCTGGGTCTCGGTGGACGGTGAGGTCCTGGAGGGCACGACCTCCTCGGTCATCGCCGTCGTCGGCGGCCGGGCCTACACCCCGCCGCCGGCCGAGCTCGGCCTGCTCGCCGGCACGACGGTGGCGGCGGTGGCCAGGCTGGCCGAGCGGGCCGGCCTCACCGGCGGGGTCACCGAGCGGCGACTGGCCCTCGACGAGCTGCGGGCGGCAGAGGAGGCGATGCTCGTCTCCAGCATCCGTGGCGTCGCCCCGCTGGTCCGGCTGGACGGTCGGCCGGTCGGCACCGGTGCCGTCGGCCCGGTCGGTGTCACGTTGCGTGACGCCCTGGAGCTGGCCGTCCGGCGTGGCGCGCTGGACTGA
- a CDS encoding Fur family transcriptional regulator — protein sequence MPADSASPGPAAPGDESREDWQVRLRGRGYRLTPQRQLVLEAVAKLGHATPEAIVTEVRRTATAVNISTVYRTLDLLEDLGLVSHAHLTHGAPTYHVTGHDRHIHLVCGACGAISELSPDRLAGLVDDLRRELGFTVNVDHVALAGRCADCSAHGEG from the coding sequence GTGCCGGCCGACTCCGCGTCGCCCGGCCCCGCGGCGCCGGGCGACGAGTCGCGCGAGGACTGGCAGGTCCGGCTGCGCGGCCGGGGCTACCGGCTCACGCCGCAGCGCCAGCTGGTGCTGGAGGCCGTCGCGAAGCTGGGCCACGCGACGCCCGAGGCGATCGTCACCGAGGTCCGCCGGACCGCGACCGCCGTGAACATCTCGACCGTCTACCGCACACTCGACCTGCTCGAGGATCTCGGGCTGGTGTCGCACGCGCACCTCACCCACGGAGCCCCGACCTATCACGTCACCGGCCATGACCGGCATATCCACCTGGTCTGCGGCGCGTGCGGCGCGATCAGCGAGCTGTCCCCCGACCGGCTGGCCGGGCTGGTCGACGACCTGCGCCGGGAGCTCGGCTTCACCGTGAACGTCGACCACGTCGCGCTGGCGGGCCGGTGCGCGGACTGTTCTGCCCATGGCGAGGGTTGA
- the ygfZ gene encoding CAF17-like 4Fe-4S cluster assembly/insertion protein YgfZ, with product MSDAATASDLTATAGYRSPLLGLPGAVAADGVDAGVAAHYGDPLREQRLASTGAVLVDRSHRGVVRVTGPDRLTWLHSLTSQHLSALRPLRGTEALLLSPHGHVEHHLVLADDGQATLIDVEPAGDASSGAVALTRFLESMRFLLRVEPADVTAATAVLSLVGPQAAATVAQALGADAADVPADWAAPTGDGAAGLPAEAGRYPVARFGPDVLARRMPYGVDLLIERSGLASVAERLRAAGATVAGLDAFEAIRIAAQRPRLGADTDHRTIPHEVGWLTGAVHLDKGCYRGQETVARVHNLGRPPRRLVLLHLDGAVAAPGSPVTTAGRQVGFVGSSRMHAELGPVALAMVKRSIPDDAPLVVNDPDGHEVAAQIDPDSGPVRPDRPAGHLLR from the coding sequence ATGAGCGACGCCGCCACTGCCTCCGACCTGACCGCCACCGCCGGCTACCGGTCGCCGTTGCTCGGCCTGCCCGGCGCGGTCGCCGCGGACGGCGTCGACGCGGGGGTGGCCGCCCACTACGGCGACCCCCTGCGGGAGCAGCGCCTGGCCTCGACCGGCGCGGTGCTGGTGGACCGCTCGCACCGCGGCGTGGTCCGCGTCACCGGGCCGGACCGGCTGACCTGGTTGCACAGCCTGACCTCGCAGCATCTGAGCGCGCTGCGTCCGCTGCGCGGCACCGAGGCGCTGCTGCTGTCCCCGCATGGCCACGTCGAGCATCACCTGGTGCTCGCCGACGACGGCCAGGCGACCTTGATCGACGTCGAGCCGGCCGGCGACGCCTCCAGCGGCGCGGTCGCGCTGACCCGCTTCCTGGAGTCGATGCGCTTCCTGCTGCGGGTCGAGCCGGCGGACGTGACGGCGGCGACGGCCGTGCTGTCGCTGGTGGGCCCGCAGGCCGCCGCGACGGTCGCCCAGGCACTGGGCGCAGACGCGGCGGACGTGCCGGCCGACTGGGCGGCGCCCACGGGTGACGGGGCCGCGGGACTGCCGGCGGAGGCCGGTCGCTACCCGGTCGCGCGGTTCGGGCCGGACGTGCTGGCCCGCCGGATGCCGTACGGCGTCGATCTGCTGATCGAGCGGTCCGGGCTGGCGTCGGTCGCGGAGCGGCTGCGCGCCGCCGGCGCGACGGTGGCCGGGCTCGACGCGTTCGAGGCGATCCGGATAGCGGCCCAGCGCCCCCGGCTCGGGGCCGACACCGACCACCGCACGATCCCGCACGAGGTCGGCTGGCTCACCGGTGCCGTGCACCTGGACAAGGGCTGCTACCGAGGCCAGGAGACGGTCGCCCGGGTGCACAACCTCGGCCGGCCGCCGCGCCGGCTGGTCCTGCTGCACCTCGACGGCGCGGTCGCCGCGCCGGGCTCGCCGGTGACGACCGCCGGCCGGCAGGTCGGCTTCGTCGGCTCGTCCCGCATGCACGCGGAGCTGGGCCCGGTGGCACTGGCCATGGTGAAGAGGTCCATTCCGGACGACGCGCCACTGGTCGTCAACGACCCGGACGGCCACGAGGTCGCGGCCCAGATCGATCCCGACTCCGGCCCCGTCCGGCCGGATCGCCCCGCCGGCCACCTGTTGCGCTAA
- a CDS encoding ABC transporter ATP-binding protein: MTGTDVAARPDDLATPGGTAGVPIEMVGLGRDFGSVQALADVNMSVRPGEIVALLGPSGSGKSTLLRICAGLESASSGRLLFAGVDQAGIAPHQRDVSLVFQHYALYPHLSALDNLTLALRYGRRQPKKAAVARARETLDMLGIGALADRRPAQMSGGQRQRVAIGRALARQSRVVLLDEPMSGLDAKLRVELRVEIVALLRRLGSTALFVTHDQAEAMAVGDRVAVLNAGRLEQLGTPDEVYDRPATRFVATFVGSPPMNVLDGTLSGGVLSGPGFAVAAPAGATSVGVRPEGLIVSSRASASAVPAGDTDLGSGPGLGSGSGLGGGAALGGDGTAPADGILRLDGTVVVSERLGAERVIYVQTPSGPVAVRVPTDSPAQPGRSVILTASAATCAFFGPDGVLLPAQH; this comes from the coding sequence ATGACGGGCACGGACGTGGCCGCGCGGCCCGACGATCTGGCCACGCCCGGCGGCACCGCCGGGGTGCCGATCGAGATGGTGGGGCTGGGCCGGGACTTCGGCTCGGTCCAGGCCCTCGCCGACGTGAACATGTCGGTGCGGCCCGGTGAGATCGTCGCGCTGCTCGGCCCGTCCGGCTCGGGAAAGTCGACCCTGCTGCGGATCTGTGCCGGCCTGGAGTCGGCCTCCTCCGGCCGGCTGCTGTTCGCCGGTGTCGACCAGGCCGGCATCGCTCCGCACCAGCGGGACGTCTCGCTGGTCTTCCAGCACTACGCGCTCTACCCGCACCTGTCGGCGCTGGACAACCTGACGCTGGCGCTGCGCTACGGCCGCAGGCAGCCCAAGAAGGCGGCCGTGGCGCGGGCCAGGGAGACGCTGGACATGCTCGGCATCGGCGCGCTGGCCGACCGGCGCCCGGCCCAGATGTCCGGCGGCCAGCGCCAGCGGGTCGCGATCGGGCGGGCGCTGGCCCGGCAGTCCCGGGTCGTGCTGCTGGACGAGCCGATGTCGGGCCTGGACGCCAAGCTGCGGGTCGAGCTGCGGGTCGAGATCGTCGCCCTGCTGCGCCGGCTCGGCTCCACCGCCCTGTTCGTCACCCACGACCAGGCCGAGGCGATGGCCGTCGGCGACCGGGTCGCGGTCCTCAACGCCGGGCGCCTCGAACAGCTCGGCACCCCCGACGAGGTCTACGACCGTCCGGCGACCCGGTTCGTGGCCACCTTCGTCGGCAGCCCGCCCATGAACGTCCTGGACGGGACCCTGTCCGGCGGCGTCCTGTCCGGCCCCGGCTTCGCCGTAGCGGCGCCGGCCGGGGCGACCTCCGTCGGCGTCCGTCCGGAGGGGCTCATCGTCTCCTCAAGGGCGTCGGCGTCCGCGGTGCCCGCCGGTGACACTGACCTCGGGTCTGGCCCGGGCCTCGGGTCTGGCTCGGGCCTCGGTGGCGGCGCGGCACTGGGTGGCGACGGCACTGCACCGGCCGATGGCATCCTTCGGCTGGACGGCACGGTTGTGGTCTCCGAACGTCTGGGCGCCGAACGCGTCATCTATGTCCAGACGCCTTCGGGCCCGGTGGCCGTCCGCGTCCCCACGGATAGCCCGGCCCAGCCGGGCAGGTCGGTCATCCTGACGGCCTCAGCCGCCACCTGCGCGTTCTTCGGCCCGGATGGGGTCCTGCTCCCGGCTCAACACTGA
- a CDS encoding extracellular solute-binding protein, which translates to MPAVTLPALCAAVALSLTAAACGGGGSSGVPDLRPTARAASAGVNGVNGATASPECASKVKTLSFYGVAQLSDVAKSAKAYMEKAHPGLTVQLNSTAGNYVQLVQQISADKAAGKQTDVAVAGFDLLPVFAKQLGAQELSPSLLRSTYDQRFLKLGQVDGKQIGIPDQVSMPVLAYNADVLAKAGVDPKTLATTDGVLAAAAKIKAADPSIQPIDLPTGQQFGQWYLSTLASSKGTLVQNANGTPNLNNPNVIAAAQFLAKVGSYGPQSDDPTQNGLLRFGIQKQTAMVGATIASIGAGIKYIQSQGAKGFKFGVMPFPTLPGGKQAPIAGGNALTVLATDKCQKEMATEMVVAMLSPDVVAASVEAVSYLPVDTAAATQLAGFYQQFPELVQFKDLGGSLVAAPAWPGARGGEVPQALTDQVIHVMKGTDPATAMRDAQATATQLTAS; encoded by the coding sequence CTGCCGGCCGTGACGCTGCCGGCACTGTGCGCCGCGGTCGCCCTGTCCCTCACGGCCGCGGCCTGCGGCGGTGGCGGCAGCTCCGGCGTTCCCGACCTGCGGCCGACGGCCCGCGCCGCGAGTGCCGGTGTGAACGGCGTCAACGGCGCGACGGCGTCACCCGAATGCGCCAGCAAGGTCAAGACGCTCAGCTTCTACGGCGTCGCGCAGCTGTCCGACGTCGCCAAGTCCGCGAAGGCGTACATGGAGAAGGCCCACCCGGGCCTGACCGTCCAGCTCAACTCCACGGCCGGCAACTACGTCCAGCTCGTCCAGCAGATCTCGGCCGACAAGGCCGCCGGCAAGCAGACCGACGTCGCGGTCGCGGGCTTCGACCTGCTGCCGGTGTTCGCCAAGCAGCTCGGCGCCCAGGAGCTGTCCCCGAGCCTGCTGCGCTCCACCTACGACCAGCGGTTCCTCAAGCTGGGCCAGGTGGACGGCAAGCAGATCGGCATTCCGGACCAGGTCTCGATGCCGGTGCTCGCCTACAACGCCGACGTCCTCGCGAAGGCCGGCGTCGACCCGAAGACGCTGGCGACGACCGACGGGGTGCTCGCCGCGGCCGCCAAGATCAAGGCAGCCGACCCGAGCATCCAGCCGATCGACCTGCCGACCGGCCAGCAGTTCGGCCAGTGGTACCTCAGCACGCTCGCCAGCTCCAAGGGCACGTTGGTCCAGAACGCGAACGGCACCCCGAACCTGAACAACCCGAACGTGATCGCGGCCGCCCAGTTCCTCGCGAAGGTCGGCTCCTACGGCCCGCAGTCCGACGACCCGACCCAGAACGGCCTGCTGCGGTTCGGCATCCAGAAGCAGACCGCGATGGTCGGGGCGACCATCGCCTCGATCGGCGCCGGCATCAAGTACATCCAGAGCCAGGGCGCCAAGGGCTTCAAGTTCGGCGTCATGCCCTTCCCGACGCTGCCCGGCGGCAAGCAGGCCCCGATCGCCGGCGGCAACGCGCTGACCGTGCTCGCGACCGACAAGTGCCAGAAGGAGATGGCCACCGAGATGGTCGTCGCCATGCTGTCCCCGGACGTCGTCGCGGCCAGCGTCGAGGCGGTCAGCTACCTTCCCGTCGACACCGCCGCAGCCACCCAGCTGGCCGGCTTCTACCAGCAGTTCCCCGAGCTGGTGCAGTTCAAGGACCTGGGCGGCTCCCTGGTGGCGGCGCCGGCCTGGCCGGGTGCGCGCGGTGGCGAGGTGCCGCAGGCGCTCACCGACCAGGTGATCCACGTGATGAAGGGCACCGACCCGGCGACGGCCATGCGGGACGCCCAGGCGACGGCCACGCAGCTCACCGCGTCATGA